One part of the Bacteroidia bacterium genome encodes these proteins:
- a CDS encoding response regulator, with amino-acid sequence MEKRLLIVDDEPHIRMLLEQTLEDLEDEGVELLQAVNGQEALDIIQDKQPQLVFLDVMMPLLNGIEVCQTVKQKWGMEEVYIVLLTAKGQEMDRKEGLEVGADLYMTKPFDPDALLSIAEDVMGI; translated from the coding sequence ATGGAAAAAAGATTGTTAATCGTAGACGACGAACCTCATATCCGAATGCTCCTCGAACAAACGCTTGAGGATTTGGAGGATGAAGGTGTCGAACTCCTTCAGGCTGTAAATGGTCAGGAAGCCTTAGATATCATCCAGGATAAACAACCACAATTGGTATTTCTGGATGTGATGATGCCTTTGCTGAATGGCATCGAAGTCTGCCAGACGGTCAAGCAAAAGTGGGGAATGGAAGAGGTGTATATTGTTTTGCTTACTGCAAAGGGGCAGGAAATGGATAGAAAGGAAGGCTTGGAAGTAGGGGCCGATTTATACATGACCAAGCCTTTCGATCCTGACGCACTGCTTAGTATCGCAGAAGATGTAATGGGAATTTGA
- a CDS encoding response regulator, producing the protein MTKKILIADDEVHIRNLLEQTLEELEDEGVELHFASNGKDALAAIQEEKPQLVLLDFNMPHMSGVEVCQTVKKELHLDDIYIILLTGKGQEADRQQGLEAGANRYLTKPFDPTEVSTLAEEILGI; encoded by the coding sequence ATGACGAAAAAAATATTGATCGCAGATGATGAAGTACACATTCGCAATCTGCTCGAACAGACCCTGGAAGAACTCGAAGATGAGGGAGTAGAACTACACTTTGCCAGCAATGGAAAGGATGCCCTGGCAGCGATTCAGGAAGAAAAACCCCAATTGGTTTTACTTGATTTCAACATGCCCCATATGAGTGGAGTCGAAGTCTGTCAGACGGTCAAAAAAGAGTTACATCTGGACGATATATATATCATTCTCCTGACAGGCAAAGGGCAGGAAGCAGATCGACAGCAAGGCTTGGAAGCCGGAGCCAACCGATATCTGACCAAACCCTTTGACCCCACAGAAGTATCAACTCTGGCCGAAGAAATCCTGGGCATTTAA